One Ornithorhynchus anatinus isolate Pmale09 chromosome 2, mOrnAna1.pri.v4, whole genome shotgun sequence DNA segment encodes these proteins:
- the LOC114808872 gene encoding BRI3-binding protein has translation MNVRGPGRRGPPWPLLLLLLLLLLLLLLLLPPPPGAEAARTRNADKPNSFRRAASGLYHGLTGLCGEDNVRALHKFFSRLTERFVYGVDVLVDTLWRIWTDLLDVLGIDASNVAHYFSPAAVANNPTRALLLVGAVLLAYWFLSLFLGFFFYLLHVLFGRLFWIVRVGLFALSCVYILQKYEGEPEHAVLPLCFVVAVYFMTGPVGFYWRRSNSHSLEDKIDHLDSQIRLLNIRLTRVLESIDRANDK, from the exons ATGAAcgtgcggggcccggggcggcgggggccgccatggccgctgctgctgctgctgctgctgctcctgctgctgctgctcctgctgctgccgccgccgccgggggccgAGGCGGCGCGGACCCGCAACGCCGACAAGCCCAACAGCTTCCGCAGGGCCGCCAGCGGCCTCTACCACGGCCTCACCGGCCTCTGCGGCGAGGACAACGTGCGCGCCCTGCACAAG TTTTTCTCCAGATTGACAGAGAGGTTTGTGTATGGAGTGGATGTGTTAGTAGACACTCTCTGGAGAATATGGACTGATCTCCTGGATGTCCTGGGCATTGATG CCTCCAACGTAGCCCATTATTTCAGCCCCGCTGCTGTGGCCAACAACCCCACTCGAGCGCTTCTGTTGGTCGGTGCAGTCCTCTTGGCCTACTGGTTCTTGTCTCttttccttggattttttttctatctCTTGCATGTTCTGTTTGGCCGTCTCTTCTGGATTGTGAGGGTTGGCCTGTTCGCCCTCTCCTGTGTGTATATCCTCCAGAAGTACGAAGGAGAGCCAGAGCATGCGGTCTTGCCTCTCTGCTTCGTCGTCGCCGTCTACTTCATGACTGGCCCGGTAGGGTTTTATTGGAGGAGAAGCAACAGCCACAGCCTGGAAGACAAGATCGACCATCTCGATAGCCAGATCAGACTACTCAACATTCGCCTCACTAGAGTACTAGAAAGCATCGATCGAGCCAATGACAAATGA